Proteins found in one Triticum urartu cultivar G1812 chromosome 4, Tu2.1, whole genome shotgun sequence genomic segment:
- the LOC125554332 gene encoding desmethyl-deoxy-podophyllotoxin synthase-like, whose product MEVSSSCLVALATVIIFAWFLKKLTAWFGGKSKRPRLPPGPWTLPIIGSLHHLLGGLPHRRMMELSRLHGPLMFLRFGEVPNVVVSSAEAAELVMKTHDLTFATRPRSATIDVISGGGKGIALAPYGDHWRQMRKICIMELLSAKQVKRMESIRSQGVTKLLRSVADAAASSSGIVNLSNLVAVLSNDITARAVFGGMCAQQSEYRRELGQIVKLIGGFCPADLFPSSRLVRWLSSGERNLRKSYGGMQRIIDNIIDGRKAERESHVGCSADDEDLLAVLLRLKEEDSLAFPLTSESIGAVITDIFGAGSESSSTTLVWAMSELMKNPEEMAKAQIEVQKVLGRGRVVITNADLGELHYLQMIIKEVLRLHPPATLLVPREARDNCEIMGYDIPKGTKIHVNAFAISRDPRYWKNPETFKPERFSNNNIDYKGTNFEFTPFGAGRRLCPGMLFGTSTLEIALANLLYYFDWVLPDGACPYTLDMSEKFGITVSRRYDLQLIAIPST is encoded by the exons ATGGAGGTGTCAAGCTCGTGTCTTGTTGCCTTAGCCACGGTAATCATCTTTGCTTGGTTTCTTAAGAAGCTTACTGCTTGGTTCGGCGGCAAAAGCAAGAGGCCGCGGCTGCCCCCCGGGCCATGGACGCTTCCGATCATCGGCAGCCTCCACCACCTCTtgggtggcctcccgcaccgtcGGATGATGGAGCTGTCTCGCCTGCACGGGCCTCTCATGTTCCTCAGGTTCGGAGAGGTCCCGAACGTGGTGGTCTCCAGCGCCGAGGCGGCGGAGCTGGTGATGAAGACGCACGACCTCACGTTCGCGACTCGGCCGCGGAGCGCGACGATCGATGTTATCAGCGGTGGTGGCAAGGGGATCGCGTTGGCCCCGTACGGCGACCATTGGCGGCAGATGCGGAAGATATGCATTATGGAGCTTCTGAGCGCCAAGCAGGTGAAGCGCATGGAGTCCATCAGGTCACAGGGGGTGACGAAGCTCCTCCGGTCCGTCGCTGACGCCGCCGCCTCCAGTTCCGGCATCGTCAACCTCAGCAACCTGGTGGCGGTGCTCTCCAACGACATCACGGCGCGAGCGGTGTTCGGTGGCATGTGCGCGCAGCAGAGCGAGTACCGCCGCGAATTGGGCCAGATCGTTAAACTCATCGGAGGTTTCTGCCCGGCCGACCTTTTCCCGTCGTCGCGGCTAGTGCGGTGGCTGAGCTCAGGGGAGCGCAACCTGAGGAAGAGCTATGGCGGTATGCAGCGCATCATCGACAACATCATCGATGGACGCAAGGCTGAGCGTGAGTCCCACGTCGGCTGCAGTGCCGACGATGAAGACCTACTGGCTGTGCTGCTCCGGCTCAAGGAGGAGGACTCGTTGGCATTCCCTCTAACCTCAGAGAGTATAGGGGCCGTCATCACT GACATATTTGGAGCTGGTAGTGAATCTTCATCGACCACTTTGGTGTGGGCTATGTCGGAGCTCATGAAAAACCCTGAAGAGATGGCGAAGGCTCAAATAGAAGTTCAGAAAGTGCTAGGTCGAGGACGTGTTGTCATCACAAATGCTGATCTTGGTGAACTCCATTACTTACAGATGATCATCAAGGAAGTGCTTAGGTTACATCCTCCTGCTACTCTGCTCGTCCCTCGAGAGGCTAGAGACAACTGTGAAATCATGGGTTATGACATTCCTAAGGGCACCAAAATACATGTTAATGCCTTCGCAATTTCTAGGGATCCTAGATATTGGAAAAATCCTGAAACCTTCAAACCAGAGAGATTCAGCAACAACAATATAGATTATAAGGGAACAAACTTTGAGTTCACTCCCTTCGGTGCTGGGCGACGCCTGTGCCCTGGGATGTTGTTTGGCACATCAACCTTGGAGATCGCATTGGCGAATCTTCTCTACTACTTTGACTGGGTGCTTCCTGATGGGGCATGCCCGTACACATTAGACATGTCCGAGAAATTTGGGATAACTGTAAGTAGAAGATATGACTTGCAGCTCATAGCTATTCCAAGTACATAG